In the genome of Sulfurimonas sp., the window TTCTTCTTGAGAAAGTTCGAAAACTCTCTTATTATAGTCAATACCTGTAGCGTCTAATATAAGACGTGAAGTATGTAAACCAATCCCGTAGATGTATGTTAGACCATACTCTACTCTTTTTTTCTTTGGTAAATCAACACCTGATATACGAGCCATAATTACCCTTGTCTTTGTTTATGTTTTGGGTTCTTGCAGATTACTCTTACAATACCTTTTCTTTTGATAACTTTACAGTCATCACACATCTTCTTTACTGAAGCTCTTACTTTCATTGAAAGTCTCCTGTGTGTTATTTCTTTGCTGCTTCTAGGCTAGCTACAATTGTGCTTGCCAATACTTTTATCTACGTATATTTACATAGGTAAAAACACTCTAACTTTTATGTTAAAACAGCAAAGCAGACGCGAATTATACCCAAGTATATTTAAAATTTTTATTAAGCGGTATTGTTAAATTACAAATTCTAATCCCAAATTACACTTACACCATACTCAGGATTTAAACTTATATGCTTGTTGTAGTATGTTTTTTTACCAAATTTTTTACTTATTAGTTCTACCTCTATTGATTCGTCATTCAGTAGATCTTTCATATCTTTATAGCTAAGCCATTTTCCATATCTAGCCAAAGAGTTTTGCCATACACGAAAATCACAACTTGCATCCGCGCGAAGTTCAAACATCTCACCATCCTCAGTAGTCCAATGTGCGTTTGAGCAAGCATACAATTTTACTTTTTTGCCTGATACTTCTTTTTCTCTTACTTCTATCATCCCATCATCACAATAGGGGCATTTACCGAGTATCATATCAACTCCTTTATCATACAAAGTTTATATAGTGTATATTTGCAAAAAAAATTAATAATATTTAAAAATATGTCAAATTGCAAAACTTTCGATAAAATTCCATTATGAATACATATGAAGAAAAATTTACAAAAGCAATCGAAAATACTTTTTTCAATAAGCTCTCTATAGAAGAACAAAATTTTATCAAACATAAGGCTTTTGAACTTAAGTTTTCTCATCAAGATATAAAGCAAATTATAGATATTAGTAGAGATCTTAACTTATGGGATGAAAGAAGTATTATAGATATATTTCCTGCTAATGATCATAAAAAAGCAGTAATTACAAAAATAAAAAAAGATTATGAATTTCTAAAAAACAAACAAAACTCTTATAATAACTTTACACCTCATATTGTAAATTCTGAGCAAAAATTTAAATTTAAAGTAGCAGAAAAACAAGGTTTTGGATTGGGGCTATGCCCTGTAGCAAGTGAAAAGACAAGATGTTGTAATTTACTAACACTTGATGCAGTAGAGAGTTGCGGATTTGATTGCTCATATTGTTCAATTCAGAGTTTTTACAATCAAAATACGATTACATTTGATAAAGGTTTTGCAGAAAAACTAAAAAATCTAAAACTTGAAAAGAATAAAACATATCATATCGGTACTGGTCAAAGTTCTGATTCACTCATGTTTGGAAACCGTGAGGGTGTCTTGGATGCTTTGTTTGATTTTGCCAAAAACAATCCAAACGTGATTTTAGAGTTCAAAACAAAATCAGATAATATAAAATACTTTCTAGATAATGATGTGCCTAAGAACATAATAGTGACTTGGAGTTTGAATACTAAAACAATTATAGATAATGAAGAACACCTTACTGCTTCACTAGACAAACGTATACTTAGTGCTAGAAGATTAGCAGACAAAGGAATAAAGGTTGGTTTTCATTTTCACCCTATAGTTGAGTATGAAAACTATTTACAAGAATATAAAAATATCTATGAACGTTTAATAAATGAGTTTGTTCCTAAAGAGGTTGTCCTTGTTAGTTTTGGAACTCTTACTTTTATAAAACCTGTAATTAAACAACTTCGTGGACGTGATTTTAAAACTAAAATAACACAAATTCCACATATTGATGCGAGTGGTAAGACATCATATCCACTTCAAACTAAAATAGATATGTTCAAATCAGCATATGAATCTTTTAAACCTTGGCAAAATGGAGATGATAAAGTTTTCTTTTATATGTGTATGGAAGATCACGAATTATGGGATAAATGTTTTGGATATAGCTATGCTACAAACAATGATTTCGAATGTGCAATGTTAAGCAGTTATGCTAAAAAATTAAATATGGAATTTTTAGTGTAAAAAGGTAGATTATGCATCTATATTTGATGCAAATCTACTATTTGTATCTGTAAGTGATACGACCCTTGTCTAAAGAGTATGGAGTAAGTTCAAGTTTAACTTTGTCTCCAGGCAGGATTTTGATGTAGTGCATACGCATCTTACCAGCTATGTGACATAATATCACGTGTCCGTTATCTAATTCAACACGAAATGTTGCATTAGGTAAAGCCTCAACAATCTTGCCATCTACTTCGATAACATCAGCTTTTGCCATTTTCTAAACCTTTATTAAATTTTCGATAATATTTCAGCTTTACCGTTTACAACCGCAACAGTATGCTCATAGTGTGAACCGTTCAATCCATCGGCACTAACAACATCCCAACCATTTTCCAAGATAACTTTTGCAGTATCTTTTTGACAAATCATAGGCTCTATACAAAAAACCATTCCGTTTTTAATCTTAGGCCCAGATTTAGCATTACCATGCTCTAGGTAATTTGGTATCTCTGGTTCTTCATGAGGTTTTTTACCAATTCCATGACCACAGAAGTCATAAAGAGGTACAAATCCACGTGAACGAATAGAATTTTCTAGAACTTGTGATAGTTCTTTAAATCTCATACCTTCTTTAATACTCTCAATAGCTTCATAAAGAGATTCTTCAGCACAAGCTATAAGCTTTTTATCTGCTTCAGAGATCTCTCCAACTCCAACTGTTATGGCAGCATCACCAAACCAACCATCAAGCTCAGTACCAATATCGTAACCTATAATATCTCCTTCTTGGAGTTTATAATCGTTTGGAATACCGTGGATAATAACTTGATTTAGTGATGTACATACAGAAGAGGGAAAGCCATAAAGACCTTTAAAAGATGGTTTAGCACCTTGGCTCAAAATATAATCTTCAGCCATAGCGTCTAACTCTTTTAAGGAAACACCTGCTTTGGTGTTTTCTCTAAGAAGTTCAAGAGCGCCGGCAACAATTTTGTTAGCGGCGCGAAGTTTTTCTATCTCTAGCGGTTTTTTTAGCGTGATCGCCATTTTTTATAGACCAACTGCACTTAGAGTTTCATACTTACTCATGTAAATTTGAGCCTCTATTTTTCTCATAGTATCAAGTGCAACTTGAACAACGATTAATACTGCAGTACCACCAAAGAAGAATCCAACACCCATTCCATGAATGATCATGAAAGGTAGTGTCGCTACAAGACCAAGATAAAAAGCACCTGTAACAGTTAAATTTGAAGCTGTTACATTTAAGAACTCTTTTGTAGCATCACCAGTACGAATACCAGGGATAAATCCACCTTGTCTTTTTAGGTTATCAGATATATCTTTTGCATTAAAAGTGATCGATGCATAGAAAAATGCAAAGAAAACAACAAATACAAATGTTAAAAACTGAAAGAAGTAACCATTTGGATTTAATAAATCAGCTATAGCAACAATCGTAGGGTTAGTACTTGATGATAAAACTGTCATAGGAAACATCAAAATAGCAGATGCGAAGATAACAGGAATAACACCTGATAAGTTAACCTTAATAGGTATATAGTTCATCACTCTTTTATTTTGATTTTGCATCATAGTTTTCTTAGCATATGTAACAGGTACACGTCTCTCACCAAGCTCAACGTAGATTATAATACCTACAGTAGCTAAGATTAAAGCCAGTATTGCTAATACAGTTAAGAAACTCATAGCACCAGTGTTAACCATCTCAATAGTTTGTCCAATAGCTGAAGGAATAGCTGAAACTATACCTGCAAAGATAATTAAACTGATACCGTTACCAATACCGTTTTGAGTGATCTGCTCACCAATCCACATAAGAAGCATTGTACCAGCTAGCATAGAAACAGCAGCAAGTAAAATGAAAGTGTTGTGATCAGCTAAAATAGCACTATTGCCGTTTGGTCCAGTTAAACTTTGAAGTCCTACACTTACACCTATAGCTTGAATAATTGTTATAACAATAGTAGCGTAACGAATTATCTGCATGTATTTAACCATACCGTCACGCTCTTTTTTCATCTGACCTAATGGTGCAAAAGTTGCAGCTAAAAGTTCCATGATGATTGAAGCAGTGATATAAGGCATAATACCAAGTGAAATTATAGATAGTCTCTCAACAGCGTTTCCACTGAACATATTAAAAAGACCTAGTGCATCTGATTGATGTGAGTCGAAGAATGAAGCTATAACAGCAGTATCAACGCCAGGAACTGGCACGTATGCCAGTAGGCGGTAAATAAATAAAAACCCGATTGTAATAAGTATCTTATTAACTAGATTTTTATTCACGATTATTTTCCTGTAGTAGTAACGTTGTCGTCTTTAATTTTTGATGCTAAATCTTTTGCAGATGCACCAACTAATTTAACTTTCTCTACAGAAGCAGCTATTTTGTGAACACCACGGATTGATTCCATTGTGATCTCTTCAAGCTCAGCTACTGCTTTGATTTTTTCAACATTAATTACATAAGGTTTAACATTCTTAGAATGGAAACCGATTTTTGGAAGAATCTTCGCTAGTGGTAACTGACCACCAATGAAGTTTCTTTTTCTCTTATAACCTGAACGAGATTTCTGACCTTTTTGACCACGAGTAGCAGTCTTACCCATACCAGAACCTTGTCCACGACCAACTCTTTTAGAGTTAGAAGTTGAACCCTCAGCCGGAGTTAAATTTTCAATACCCATTTGATTATCCTTTTAATTTTGCTAATGCTTCAATAGTAGCACGAACAACAGTATTTGGATTATTTGAGCCAATTGACTTAGTTAAAATATCTTGAACACCTGCTAACTCTAAAACTGGACGCATAGCACCACCAGAGATAACACCAGTACCTTCAGATGCTGGTTTTAATAAAACACGACTTGCATTGAACTTGTGCTCAATATCATGTGCTATTGTAGTACCTTTGATACTAACTTTAGTTAAGTTTTTAAATGCTTCGTCAACAGCTTTTTTGATTGCATCAGGAACCTCTTTAGCTTTACCAGTTCCAAATCCAACAGTACCATTTTTGTCACCAACTACAACTAATGCAGTAAAACGAAATCTACGACCACCTTTTACAACTTTAGTTACACGACCTATATTTACAATTGATTCTTCAAAATCTTCTCTATTGATTTCCATCTTAACCCCTAGAACTTAATTTCGTTTGCACGAAGTGCGTCACCAAATGCAGCAATAACACCGTGGTATTGGTAACCATTTCTATCAAAAACAATTTCAGAGATTTTAGCTTCTTTAAGTTTAGCAGCAAATGCCTCACCAAGTGCAGCTGCACTCTCTTTGTTAGCTTTTTGATTGATAGCTTTTGAATTCATTCCGATAATTGTTGTAGCTGTAGTATCATCTATAGCTTGAACAGTTAAATAACGGTTTGAACGGAACACAGAAACACGAGGAAGTGTAGCACTACCAGATATTTTTGCACGAATACGACGCTTACGCTTTATGCGAGAAGCTAATTTATTTTTTAATACTTTTGCGTTCATCTAATATGCCCTCCTCTATTTAGCCGCTGTCTTACCAGCTTTACGTACAATATGCTCTTCAACATATTTAACACCTTTACCTTTATAAGGCTCTGGCGGACGGAAAGATCTGATTTCAGCTGCACATTGACCAACTAATTGTTTGTCATGACTTTTTAATGTAATCACGTTTTTATCAACTGATGCTTCTAAACCTTCTGGTAGATCATAGTTGATATCGTGTGAAAAACCTAATTGTAAGTTAAGAACTTTACCTTGAACAGCAGCTCTGTAACCAACACCGTTGATCTCAAGTTGTTTTTGGTAACCTGCAGTTAAACCAGTTACAATGTTTTGAGCTAGTGCACGGTAAGTACCCCAGAATGCTCTATCTTGTCTCTCTTGAGATTTTGTTGCAAAAGTGATGATGTTTCCATCTATATTGAAATCAACATTTCCTTTTGTATCTAAATCAACGCTTTTGTTACCTTTAGAGAAAGTGATAACATTACCATTTGCACTAACTTTTACATCAGCTGTACAATCTACTGGGTTTTTTCCAATTCTTGACATGTTATCTCCTTCCTACCAAATAGTACACATTACTTCACCACCGATACCAAGCTCGTAAGCTTTATCGTTAGGAAGAACGCCTTTAGATGTAGATACTACAATAGTACCGTAACCATTTTTGAAACGTTTGATCTCATCTTTACCTTTGTAAACACGTCTACCAGGTTTAGATACTCTTTTCATTTCATTGATCACAGTGTTACCGTTATCATCATACTTTAATACAACCTTGATAGTTTTTTTAATACCGTCTTCAATAACGTTACAACTATCAAGATAACCTTTTTCTACTAAAATGTTAGCTAAAGCTTCAACACTCTTAGAGTGAACAAGTGTAGTAACATCTAGTTTTCTCATACCAGCATTACGGATACGAGTTAACGCATCTGATACTAAATCATTAATCATTTTTAAATTCCTTATTCTGCAAGTCTTACGACTGCTATTGTTAGGAGTTTCAAACTGAGAGGCTTTTGCCTACCAGCTTGACTTTCTAACACCTGGGATCATACCTTCATTTGCCATTTTTCTAAAACAAACACGACAAATACCAAAGTCTCTTAATACTGAATGTGGACGACCACAGATTTGACATCTTGTATATCCACGAACTTTAAACTTAGGTTCACGTGCCGCTTTAGCGATCATAGACTTCTTAGCCATTAGTTACTCCCTTTAGTAAAAGGCATACCTAATTTCTCTAATAGAGCAAATCCTGCCTTATCATTTTCAGCTGTAGTTACAACTGTAATGTTCATACCGTGGATTTGCATAATTGAGTCATATGTAATCTCCGGGAAGATTAATTGCTCTTGCAAACCAAAGTTATAGTTACCACGACCATCAAAACCATTTCTTGGAACACCACGGAAATCTTTCACACGTGGAAGAGCTATAGAAACTAAACGATCAAAGAAGTTATACATGTTTTCACCACGAAGAGTAACACGTACACCAACCGGCATACCTTCACGAACTTTAAAACCAGCTACTGATTTCTTAGCGATTACTGTAGATGCTTTTTGACCAGCTATCTTAGTAATAGTGTCTTCTATGTTTTGGATAAGCTTGTTATCTTTCATTGCAAAACCAGCACCAACAGAGATAACAATTTTTTCTAATGCAGGAACTTGCATTACGTTAGCTATCTCAAGATCTTTTTGAAGCTCAGCTTTTAGGCCTAAATATTTTTCTTTCATACGAGCCATAATTACGCCTCCACTTTACGAACATTTGAAACATCTATTGGCATCTCTTTATTAACGTGTCCGCCTTTAGTGTTTTCTTCAGTTGGTTTTACAGCTTTTTTAGCAACTTTACAACCCTCTACTATTACCTTGTTTTTCTTAGGTAATACAGCTAGTACTGTTGCTTTTGTACCTTTATCATCTCCAGCGATAATCTCTACAGTATCGCCTTTTTTGAAATTAAACTTTGCCATTAAACAACCTCCGGTGCAAGAGAAACGATTTTCATGAAACCAGCGTAACGTACTTCACGAGCAACAGGGCCGAAAATACGAGTACCGATTGGTTCTCTCTTGTCATCAAGTATAACAGCTGCATTGTCATCAAAACGGATAAGAGAACCGTTTTCACGGTGAACCTCTTTAGCAGTTCTAACGATAACAGCTTTTACAACTTTACCTTTTTTAACTTTAGCAGTTGGAGTCGCTTTTTTAACAGAAGCAACGATAACGTCACCTACTCTTGCATAACGACGCTTAGAACCACCAAGCACCTTAATACACATAATCTCTTTAGCACCTGTGTTATCAGCTACATTTAAACGAGTAAAACTTTGGATCATTACTCTGCTCCTTTTACCACTGATTTAAGTCTAAAAGATTTAGTCTTAGATAATGGACGACATTCTACAGCTACAACCTCGTCACCAACTTTTAGTTCATTGTTCTCATCATGGATAAGATAGTTTTTGAACTTTTTAACAACTTTGTGGTAACGTGGGTGCATTACACGGCGCTCAACAACGATAGTTGCTGTTTTGTTACCTGCAATTTTTACTACATTACCTTGAATTTCACGTTTATGTGTCATCTACAAACCCCTACTTCGCTGCTGCAGTGATAGCAGTGTTAATGCGTGCAATATCTTTTTTAGCAACTTTAAGTTCACTAGTATTTTGTAATTGCATCATTTGTTTTTTTATCTTAAGAGTGAAAAGCTCAGTTTTCTTCTCTTTTAACATTGCCTCAAGCTCAGCTACTGTTTTATCTGCTAAATCAGAATATTTCATTGCTCATCTCCGCAGTAATAATTTTAGTTTTGAACGGTAACTTGTGTTGTGCTAAAGTTAAAGCTTTACGAGCTAACTCTTCATTTACACCAGCCATTTCAAAAATGATACGACCAGGTTTGATGTTCATAACATACTGATCGATTGGACCCTTACCTTTACCCATACGTACTTCAAGAGGACGTTTAGTTAACGGTTTAGCAGGAAAAACACGTATCCAGATCTTACCTTGACGATTAATCGCACGAGTAGATGTGATACGAGCAGCCTCAATTTGACGTGAGTTGATACGACCTGCTTCTACTGCTTTAATAGCAATAGAACCAAAAGAGATCTTGTATCCACTACGAGCATAACCACGGTTACGCCCTTTCATCATTTTACGGTATTTAGTTCTTTTTGGCATTAACATAGTCTATTCCGCCTTTTCACTATTTTCACGACGCGGTTTTCTTGTGCGACGCTCTTTTTTCTCTTCTTTAGCTTCTGCAGGGATACCTTTTGTTAGTACCTCACCTTTGAAGATCCATACTTTGATACCGATAATTCCGTATGTAGTATGAGCTTCAGCGAAACCATAATCGATTTTAGCACGTAGAGTATGTAAAGGAACACGACCTTCTAAGTACCACTCAGTACGAGCCATTTCAGCTCCACCAAGACGACCACTTACAGATACTTTAATACCTTTAGCACCACTTCTTTGTGCATTTTGCATAACTTTTTTCATCGCACGTCTAAACGCAACACGACGCTCAAGTTGAGTAGCAACATTCTCAGCAACTAATTGACCAGAGATGTTAGCTTTTTTCTCTTCTTTAATGTTTACCGAAATAGCTTTTCCGATAAGCTTTTGAAGATTGTTTTTAAGTTTCTCAATGTCAGCACCTTTTTTCCCGATGATGATACCAGGGCGAGCTGCAACGATAGTTACACGAAGACGCTTAACAGTTCTTTCAATGATGATGTTAGAAACACCAGCATAGTATAACTCTTTCTTTAAATATGTACGAATCTTGTGATCTTCACCTAAAGCTGCTGGAGCAGTTTTAAAGTTAGGAAACCATCTGCTCTCCCAGTTACGGTTGATTCCAAGACGTAAACCAATAGGATTAACTTTTTGACCCATTCTATTTACCCTCTACTTCTACTAAGATATGTGCTGTTGGTTTTCTAATACCTGAAGCCATACCACGAGCACGTGGACGGAAACGTTTTAGTACTGGACCATTGTCAACACGACATGATGTGATTGTACAATCTTCAGCTTCGTTACCACTATTAGCTACTGCAGATGCAACAACTTTAGAGATAATTTTAGCCGCTTTGTTTGGAGTGAATTCTAAAGCTGCAAGTGCTTCTTCAGCATTCATACCTTGAATCTCTCTAGCAATTAGACGAGATTTAATTGGTGATACACGAATAAATTTTAATAATGCTCTAGCCATGCCTTACCCTTTCTTCTGAACTGAGCCCTTGTGGCCCTTGAATGTACGAGTTGGAGCGAATTCACCAAGTTTATAACCAATGTGATTCTCTGTAACGAATACAGGAACGAATTGGCGACCATTGTGAACATTTAATGTTAAACCAACGAAATCAGGAAGAACCATAGATCTTCTTGACCAAGTTTTTATAGGTTTTTTATCACCGCTTTCTTTAGCTTTGATAACTTTTTTCATTAAATGATCATCTACGAAAGGACCTTTTTTAACTGAACGAGCCATATTATCCTACCCTTTTAGCATTTGGTTTACGACGAGTAATAATTAATTTATCACTTGCTTTTTTACGACGAGTTTTAGCACCCTTCGTTGGTTTACCCCAAGGAGTAACTGGGTGACGACCTGAATTCGTTTTACCTTCACCACCACCATGCGGGTGATCAATTGGGTTCATCGCAGAACCACGAGTTTGAGGACGAATACCCATGTGACGAGTACGACCAGCTTTAGCGAATACGATGTTAGAGTACTCTTCGTTACCAACAACACCACAAGTAGCTAAACACTCACCAAGTACTAAACGCATCTCAGATGAAGGCATACGTAGAGAAACATATTTACCATCACGACCCATAATTTGAGCAGATGTTCCAGCTGAACGAACCATTTGTCCGCCTTTACCAGTTTTAAGCTCAATGTTGTGTACTAATGTACCAACAGGGATGTTTTTAAGTTTCATTGTATTACCAGGCTTAACGTCTAATCCACCTTCAGCAGATTGAACTTTATCACCTACATTTAAACCTTTTGGTTGAATGATATATCTTTTTTCACCGTCAGCGTATGTAATTAATGCAATACGACAGTTACGGTATGGATCATACTCAATCGCACTTACTGTACCTGGAATATCAAATTTATTTCTTTTGAAATCGATGATACGATAAAGTTTCTTAGCTCCACCCTCTTTATGACGAGAAGTGATACGACCATTGCTGTTACGACCAGCGTGAACAGGAAGCTTTTTAAGAAGTGAACGAACACTTGCTTTAGCTGTAATGTCAGAGCTATCAATATTTGTATAAAAACGACGAGATGGTGTTATCGGTCTATAAGTTTTCATTGCCATGTTACACCGCCAAACTTTCTATTTGTGCACCTTCTGGTAATTTAACATAGAACTTTTTGAAGTCATTTTGTTTACCAGGTACACCACGGAAACGTTTAACTTTTCCGCTTTGATTAAGTGAGTTTACATTTGTTGGAACGATTCCAAAGTACTCACGAAAAACCTCTTTAAGACCAGTCTTAGTCATACGAGGAGATGTTTGTACAACGATTACACCATCTTCTTGCATTCCAAGAGTCTTCTCTGTATACATAATAGATTTAATATCTGTAATATCAGCCATTATTTCGCCTCACCTACTAGAGTTTCCCATACTGCTTTTTCGATCACGATTGAACGATAGTTTGCAGCTAAGTATGCGTTTAATTCATTAGACTCGATAACATAAGTATCAGCAATGTTTTCAAACGCTAAAAAAGTTTTTTCATCTAATAAAGACTTAACAAAAAGAGTATCTCTTTGACCAAGTGCTTTAAACATTGCGTATGCGTCTTTAGTTTTACCAGACTCAACTGCGATGCTGTCTACGATGAATAGACTACCATTTTGTGCATGCTCATTTAAAGCAAAGTTTAAAGCAAGTTTTTTCTGCTTTTTATTTACTTTTAAATCATAGTTACGGTTGTTTTGTGAACCAAAAGCTTTACCCCCGCCTACGAATACTGGAGAACGACGTGAACCAGCACGTGCACGTCCACCACCTTTTTGAGCCCATGGCTTCTTACCACCACCTCTTACGTCACTTCTACCTTTTGTAACTGCTGTATTAGCACGTGCAGCTGCTTGAGCCGACTTTACATATAGGTATAAGTTATGAGGGTTAATACCTGCGAAACTCTCTGGTAGTGCTAACTCAGATGCTTTTTCCATTTTTTCATTTAAAACGATTGCGCTCATTATTTAGCTACCTTTACACGACCTAATGATCCGTTTGCACCAGATACTGAACCTAAAACAGCGATTACACCATTTTCAGCATCGAAAGAAACGATTTCATTTTTAACACTATTTTGTACATTTCCGTATTGTCCAGGCATCTTACGCCCTTTCATTACACGACCTGGCCACTCAGCATTACCGATTGAACCTGTTCTACGACCAAATCTGTGACCGTGAGATGCAGGACCACCACCAAAGTTCCAACGCTTCATAGCACCAGAAAAACCGCGACCTTTAGTTGTGAAAGTAGATTTTAAAACTTTAGCTTCTGCTAATGGAGTTAAATCTAAATCACCAGCTTCAGTGTTTGCTACTTCTAAAGTAACAAAACGGTTGAACTCAGATGAAAGGCTATACTTCTTTTGTTGACCTTCAATTGATTTATTCATTTTTTTACCGCTATTGTAAGCTACAATTGCAGTGCCATCGTTTACTTCACATACTTTAGCATCAACTACTTTTAATAAAGTAACTGGTTTACTTGGTACGTTAATTGTACGGCTCATACCGATTTTTTCAACTATAAATTCCACGATGTTCTCCTTACTTATCCATAGAACGTACTTCTACGTCTACTTCTGGTGCTAAGTCAAGTTTCATTAATGAATCAACAGTCTCTGGAGTAGCAGAAACGATATCGATCATTCTAGCGTGCATACGAATTTCAAATTGCTCACGTGAACTTTTGTTTACGTGTGGTGATTTTAAAACTGTATATTTACGAATTTTTGTTGGTAAAGGTATTGGACCACGGATAACCGCACCAGTACGTTTAACAGCCTCTACGATTGACGCTACTGATCTATCT includes:
- a CDS encoding 50S ribosomal protein L23; this translates as MADITDIKSIMYTEKTLGMQEDGVIVVQTSPRMTKTGLKEVFREYFGIVPTNVNSLNQSGKVKRFRGVPGKQNDFKKFYVKLPEGAQIESLAV
- the rplC gene encoding 50S ribosomal protein L3, whose translation is MEFIVEKIGMSRTINVPSKPVTLLKVVDAKVCEVNDGTAIVAYNSGKKMNKSIEGQQKKYSLSSEFNRFVTLEVANTEAGDLDLTPLAEAKVLKSTFTTKGRGFSGAMKRWNFGGGPASHGHRFGRRTGSIGNAEWPGRVMKGRKMPGQYGNVQNSVKNEIVSFDAENGVIAVLGSVSGANGSLGRVKVAK
- the rplV gene encoding 50S ribosomal protein L22, which produces MARALLKFIRVSPIKSRLIAREIQGMNAEEALAALEFTPNKAAKIISKVVASAVANSGNEAEDCTITSCRVDNGPVLKRFRPRARGMASGIRKPTAHILVEVEGK
- the rplP gene encoding 50S ribosomal protein L16, producing MLMPKRTKYRKMMKGRNRGYARSGYKISFGSIAIKAVEAGRINSRQIEAARITSTRAINRQGKIWIRVFPAKPLTKRPLEVRMGKGKGPIDQYVMNIKPGRIIFEMAGVNEELARKALTLAQHKLPFKTKIITAEMSNEIF
- the rpsJ gene encoding 30S ribosomal protein S10; translated protein: MEKIRLKLKAYDHRVLDRSVASIVEAVKRTGAVIRGPIPLPTKIRKYTVLKSPHVNKSSREQFEIRMHARMIDIVSATPETVDSLMKLDLAPEVDVEVRSMDK
- the rpsC gene encoding 30S ribosomal protein S3, which encodes MGQKVNPIGLRLGINRNWESRWFPNFKTAPAALGEDHKIRTYLKKELYYAGVSNIIIERTVKRLRVTIVAARPGIIIGKKGADIEKLKNNLQKLIGKAISVNIKEEKKANISGQLVAENVATQLERRVAFRRAMKKVMQNAQRSGAKGIKVSVSGRLGGAEMARTEWYLEGRVPLHTLRAKIDYGFAEAHTTYGIIGIKVWIFKGEVLTKGIPAEAKEEKKERRTRKPRRENSEKAE
- the rplB gene encoding 50S ribosomal protein L2, with translation MAMKTYRPITPSRRFYTNIDSSDITAKASVRSLLKKLPVHAGRNSNGRITSRHKEGGAKKLYRIIDFKRNKFDIPGTVSAIEYDPYRNCRIALITYADGEKRYIIQPKGLNVGDKVQSAEGGLDVKPGNTMKLKNIPVGTLVHNIELKTGKGGQMVRSAGTSAQIMGRDGKYVSLRMPSSEMRLVLGECLATCGVVGNEEYSNIVFAKAGRTRHMGIRPQTRGSAMNPIDHPHGGGEGKTNSGRHPVTPWGKPTKGAKTRRKKASDKLIITRRKPNAKRVG
- the rpsQ gene encoding 30S ribosomal protein S17, producing MTHKREIQGNVVKIAGNKTATIVVERRVMHPRYHKVVKKFKNYLIHDENNELKVGDEVVAVECRPLSKTKSFRLKSVVKGAE
- the rplD gene encoding 50S ribosomal protein L4; its protein translation is MSAIVLNEKMEKASELALPESFAGINPHNLYLYVKSAQAAARANTAVTKGRSDVRGGGKKPWAQKGGGRARAGSRRSPVFVGGGKAFGSQNNRNYDLKVNKKQKKLALNFALNEHAQNGSLFIVDSIAVESGKTKDAYAMFKALGQRDTLFVKSLLDEKTFLAFENIADTYVIESNELNAYLAANYRSIVIEKAVWETLVGEAK
- the rpsS gene encoding 30S ribosomal protein S19, translating into MARSVKKGPFVDDHLMKKVIKAKESGDKKPIKTWSRRSMVLPDFVGLTLNVHNGRQFVPVFVTENHIGYKLGEFAPTRTFKGHKGSVQKKG
- the rpmC gene encoding 50S ribosomal protein L29 → MKYSDLADKTVAELEAMLKEKKTELFTLKIKKQMMQLQNTSELKVAKKDIARINTAITAAAK